In a single window of the Nitrospirota bacterium genome:
- a CDS encoding site-specific DNA-methyltransferase, producing MIVTKEHKKKVKPYPIIEEEEKVLIWENGEQLYLIDFNSFEKHTEKKKKVQKIVLNGHELNDLNGSEWTIHGKSVQAFNSPITEKRRTHGASFPITLAKHFIKIYSKPDDTVFDPFAGVGTTLDAANILKRHSIGIELNENFIKLFNQGIDPKDGNPNRDYRRIIIQGSAMEVYKYLPVDSVDFILTSPPYANLLNKIRENFADKDYNGNTYKNQSRKLAKPYSKHEEDLGNVTYEEYLVKMKELFSSLHQVSKPGAYNAWVVRDYRDMENNIPYISLHSNLMRVAQEAGWKMWDMIIWDQSSQRKLVRLGGNKSRRYYFNIGHSFILVFRKNIKGEKF from the coding sequence ATGATTGTAACGAAAGAACATAAGAAAAAAGTAAAGCCATATCCAATCATAGAGGAAGAGGAAAAGGTTCTTATTTGGGAGAATGGTGAACAACTTTACCTTATCGACTTCAATTCATTTGAAAAGCACACAGAGAAGAAAAAGAAAGTTCAGAAAATTGTTTTGAACGGACACGAACTTAATGACCTTAATGGAAGTGAATGGACAATACATGGTAAAAGCGTTCAGGCATTCAACAGCCCGATAACAGAGAAAAGAAGAACACACGGTGCTTCATTTCCGATAACATTGGCAAAACACTTCATCAAAATATATTCAAAGCCAGACGACACAGTTTTTGACCCATTTGCAGGAGTTGGGACAACACTAGATGCTGCAAACATTCTGAAGCGACATTCCATCGGAATTGAACTCAACGAGAACTTCATCAAACTTTTCAATCAAGGCATTGACCCGAAAGACGGGAATCCAAATAGAGACTACCGAAGAATTATAATTCAAGGCTCAGCGATGGAAGTTTACAAATATCTACCGGTAGATTCAGTTGATTTCATTCTTACTTCTCCACCGTATGCTAACTTGTTAAACAAGATTCGTGAGAACTTTGCAGACAAGGACTACAACGGAAACACTTACAAAAATCAGAGTAGAAAATTAGCAAAGCCATATTCTAAACATGAAGAAGATTTAGGCAATGTTACTTACGAAGAATATTTGGTAAAGATGAAAGAATTATTTTCATCACTTCATCAGGTTTCAAAGCCAGGTGCTTACAATGCCTGGGTGGTGCGGGATTACAGAGACATGGAAAACAACATACCTTACATCAGTTTGCATAGCAACCTTATGCGGGTTGCACAAGAAGCTGGATGGAAAATGTGGGACATGATTATTTGGGACCAATCAAGCCAAAGAAAATTAGTTCGGTTGGGAGGGAATAAATCAAGACGATACTACTTCAACATCGGGCATTCATTTATACTTGTATTCAGGAAAAACATCAAAGGCGAAAAATTTTAA
- a CDS encoding metallophosphoesterase: MSNIRYVCLSDMHLGEEDSLLTNLKTGSSDIDPFSPSPVLIKLVECLKELIRSNDNNRKPILILNGDILELALAEMNEASMVFERFIELIMPPGDELFEQIIYVPGNHDHHLWETARETQYVEYISRQLNQAGSSLPPPWHTTEMFVENVNNPVPSNFLNGLIKRYPNLNNFNIQIAYPNFGLISGDKNKCVVFHHGHLIESIYYLMSTVTGIIFPDKKKPVDVDDIEAENFAWIDFFWSTMGRSGVAGQDIEKIYEKIGDETGRKRLIENLSAYLAKEVDVPLVPEYFEPKVIGFFIGMLVNYLAKKEKKYSGGLLSPDAEKGLWAYTEGTLREQILEEQAAMPKEVTIVFGHTHKPYQEDVNFRGYPAWVNVFNSGGWVVESVEAQPLQGGAVILVDENLDAVSLRMFNEAENLSGYSVRVEDATHAGQPPTPIFNRLSGLVNSSSGIWRDFSSTVAREIYVRQQNLRARINRRS; encoded by the coding sequence ATGTCGAATATTCGTTATGTCTGTCTGTCAGATATGCATCTTGGGGAAGAGGATAGTCTGTTAACAAATCTAAAAACAGGAAGTAGTGATATAGACCCATTTAGTCCAAGTCCTGTTCTTATTAAACTTGTAGAATGTCTGAAGGAACTTATCCGCAGTAATGATAATAATAGGAAACCAATCCTTATCCTGAATGGAGACATTCTTGAATTGGCTCTTGCAGAGATGAATGAGGCATCAATGGTGTTCGAACGTTTTATAGAGCTGATTATGCCCCCTGGTGATGAGCTTTTTGAGCAGATCATTTACGTGCCTGGTAATCATGACCATCACCTCTGGGAAACCGCACGAGAGACCCAATATGTTGAATATATTTCAAGACAATTAAATCAGGCAGGGAGTTCGTTACCTCCTCCATGGCATACTACAGAGATGTTTGTAGAAAATGTAAATAATCCTGTTCCCTCAAATTTTCTAAACGGATTGATAAAGAGATACCCAAACCTTAATAATTTTAATATTCAGATTGCTTACCCTAATTTTGGACTTATTAGTGGAGATAAGAATAAATGTGTGGTATTTCATCACGGCCATTTAATTGAGTCTATCTATTATCTCATGAGCACCGTAACAGGGATAATATTTCCTGATAAGAAAAAGCCTGTTGACGTAGATGATATTGAGGCGGAAAATTTTGCATGGATAGACTTCTTCTGGTCAACGATGGGGCGTTCAGGGGTTGCCGGTCAGGATATAGAAAAGATATATGAGAAGATAGGCGATGAAACAGGTCGTAAGAGATTGATAGAAAATCTATCGGCATATCTGGCAAAGGAAGTTGATGTCCCGCTTGTGCCTGAATATTTTGAACCAAAGGTGATAGGTTTTTTCATCGGCATGTTAGTGAACTATCTTGCAAAAAAAGAAAAGAAATATTCCGGAGGTTTACTGAGTCCGGATGCTGAAAAGGGCCTGTGGGCTTATACAGAAGGGACACTCAGGGAACAGATTCTTGAAGAACAGGCAGCTATGCCGAAGGAAGTAACTATTGTCTTTGGCCATACACATAAACCATATCAGGAGGATGTAAATTTCAGGGGATACCCTGCATGGGTGAATGTATTTAACAGCGGTGGATGGGTTGTGGAATCAGTGGAGGCTCAACCACTCCAGGGCGGGGCAGTAATCCTTGTTGATGAGAATCTTGATGCTGTTTCCCTCAGAATGTTTAATGAAGCAGAAAATCTATCCGGCTATTCCGTCAGAGTTGAAGATGCAACTCATGCGGGCCAACCACCAACACCAATATTTAATAGGCTATCCGGCCTGGTCAATTCATCGAGTGGAATTTGGAGGGATTTTTCTTCAACAGTTGCCCGTGAAATATATGTCAGGCAGCAGAACCTCAGGGCAAGGATAAACAGAAGGAGTTAG
- a CDS encoding ATP-binding protein yields the protein MIILRKVKTLVLQRLKSYPAVALVGPRQSGKTTLARSLSTEYFDLEQETERLRLDVEWPSLIKTKRLIVLDEAQTFPELFPRLRGAIDEDRRRTGRFLLLGSVSPELMLHVSESLAGRLSLVELSPFTLSELPDTPMRELWLLGGFPDGGILSPDLYPQWQKDYLDLLTQRDLPNWGLIAKPQVMQRLLKMLAAVHGQLWNASQVGQSLSISYHTVNSYVHFLEGTFLIRKLHPWSANIRKRLVRSPKCYWRDTGILHSLLGVQDYKTLLNQPWVGASWEGFVIEQILNTLNNTGRPLETWFFRTSDGSEIDLLIKYENTLWAIEVKLTSNPSLQHFDSLNRAADLVGADKRVLVSQTTKPAISNDRISCSLTELLKILTESN from the coding sequence ATGATCATCCTGAGAAAAGTTAAAACGCTGGTACTACAGCGATTAAAATCGTATCCTGCTGTAGCATTAGTCGGACCCCGTCAGTCCGGTAAAACCACATTGGCGCGTTCTTTATCAACTGAGTATTTTGATCTTGAGCAGGAAACCGAACGATTGAGATTGGATGTTGAATGGCCTTCTTTGATTAAGACCAAACGTTTGATAGTGCTCGATGAGGCCCAGACTTTCCCGGAGTTGTTTCCGCGGCTGCGTGGGGCAATTGATGAGGATCGCCGCCGGACTGGCCGTTTTCTGCTATTGGGCTCTGTCTCCCCGGAGCTTATGTTACATGTTTCAGAGTCCCTGGCCGGACGCCTCTCACTCGTAGAATTAAGCCCTTTTACTCTATCTGAACTGCCGGACACTCCAATGAGGGAGTTGTGGTTATTGGGTGGTTTTCCTGACGGAGGTATTTTGTCACCTGACCTTTATCCACAATGGCAAAAGGATTATCTCGACCTTCTGACACAACGAGATTTGCCGAACTGGGGGCTGATCGCTAAACCACAAGTGATGCAGCGCCTGCTCAAAATGTTAGCGGCTGTTCATGGACAATTATGGAATGCCTCACAGGTGGGACAAAGCCTCAGCATTTCTTATCATACGGTTAATAGCTATGTCCATTTCCTTGAAGGGACTTTTCTCATTCGCAAACTCCATCCATGGTCGGCTAATATTCGAAAACGGCTTGTCCGCAGCCCTAAGTGCTATTGGCGTGACACAGGCATTCTCCACAGTTTGCTCGGCGTTCAGGATTATAAAACCCTGCTGAATCAACCGTGGGTAGGAGCGAGTTGGGAGGGGTTTGTCATTGAACAGATTCTGAATACATTAAATAACACCGGACGACCGCTTGAAACATGGTTTTTCCGTACATCCGATGGCTCTGAAATAGATCTATTGATAAAGTATGAGAATACATTATGGGCAATTGAGGTGAAGTTAACATCCAACCCTTCACTGCAGCATTTTGACAGTCTCAATCGTGCGGCAGATCTGGTAGGAGCTGATAAGCGTGTGCTTGTTTCCCAGACAACTAAACCGGCAATAAGTAATGACCGGATTTCCTGCTCATTAACGGAATTGTTGAAAATTTTAACAGAGAGCAACTAG